CTCTTTCCCACGGAACGAATACATTATCGAATACGATGAGAGTTTCGCCGCCCACGAGACCGAAGTCAGGGTTTCCTGCGTCCGTTCTGCCTCCAAACTTACGCTCGTCGTTCGTTTGCCTGCCGAAGATTTGAAGTACTCCAGGACTGCTCAGAGGCACTGCGCAGCAGAGCGCATAATCTTTGTCAGCCTCCCGCATCAACTGGGTGGGCATGATGAGGATTTCGTGGCTATTGGCCGCTCCAGTCTGATGCGCCTTGTTACCGGATATGATGATACCGTCTTCTCTGCGTTCTACCACGTGAGTGAACAGATCCGGATCGGCCTGTTGGTGAGGAGGCTTGGAGCGATCGCCTTTAGTGTCGGTCATACCACCCACAACCATCTTGTTCGTGGATTGAATCATTTTAAGATATTCAGTAAATCTGGTATGATAACTCGTGCCGAACTTTTCGTCGATATCATAAGTGGTCATGTATGTTGCATTCAAGGCGTCCCACCCAACACAGCGCTGAAAACAACTTCCGGTTTCGTGCGCTATGGCTCGCAAGAGTTGCACCTTCTTGATCAAGTCTTCGACCGTTTGATGAATATGGGTGAATCTGTTGATTCGTTCGCCGGTCAGATGGCTGACAGCAGTAGCAAGATCTTCAAATTCGGGTGCAAGAGCCATCTCGTACGTTTTTGATGCCGCATTGATATGAGGGATAAAAGCCGGGTGTGTGGTGATGTCCTGTACACGTTCTCCGTTATAATAGACTGTATGACCCTGCTCCTTGAGGCTTTTCACGTAATCGTCTTTAGTCCTGATCTGCATTGTTCTTTCCTTTTTCCAAGAGTCGAGCCACCACACGGTCCGGGGAGGGCTCATGATGTGTCACAATCAGCAAAGAGGCATGTACCATTTCCGATGCCGGACAGGCTTTTTCACATCCGCATACCAGCAGAATCGCCTCATAACCAAATTCAGCGGGTGTCAGCCACTGGATCGAATCCGCTGCAATCTCCTTGACTTGTCGAACAAGCTCAATGCGGTCGTACGTCGGATCACAGCCACCGCAAAACTTCAGTGCCACTTTCATACGTTTGTTCGGTTATCCCAATGGATGCCCGGCTAATCGTCCTGACATTACCAACTGGGAGGATGGTTTACCCACACAACCTGAGCTTCCTGATCGCCAGCGTTTCGGAATCTGTGATTCCTGGTGGAGTGAAAGTAAAAACAGTCACCTTCGCGCAACTGATACGTTGTATTATCAACAGTCAGTTCCAGACTGCCCTTAATAACCAGGCCGAATTCTTCTCCAGGGTGCGAATAATCGCCTTCAGAGCCACCGCCGGGTGCGACGATTGCTAATCTGGCATCCATTTTCTTATCAGGAGCTTGTAAGACGAGTATTTCGATGAGCATTTTCGAGCCCGGAAATGCGACTCGAGCACGTTTTTCCTTACGAACGATTATATCGCCGTCAGCAGATTCACCGAAGAGGTCAACTATAGTTTTTCCGAGAGCATCAACGATTTTTTTGAGGCGGGATACGGAGGGGTCTAATCTATCGTTTTCCACCATAGACAGATATGAGGCAGTACAACCAATACGATCCGCAAGCTGTTTTAAGGACAGTCCTTGCGATTTACGCAATGATCTGATTTTGGTTCCGAGGGATTCCATAGGCCACGAGAGGTTCAGTATTTTAGTACGAGATTAATCCAGAGTTCACTCATAAGTCAAGCACAATCTTGCATGGTTTAAAACCATGTTTTGGCACTCCTGCTATAAAATTTACGTAAGAAAGAAGACGATTTACTGAAATTGGGCTCTGATTTTTCAGTTTGCTGAAGTACAACAATATTCTATCCACAGATTCACTTGCAGGTACTTCTCGAGGGGCGGATACGAGACGGGGGCACCGGGGCCGATCCGTCTCGTTCGTAAAGATTGAGAGGCCGCTTCGGGACTATAGAGATTGCCAAAGAAATTCTGTCGTTTGCCCCATGCTCCAATACAAATACTAGTGGGCACCGGCGTCCCTGCCAGTGCATTATGGCGATATCATTGATCATGCAGAAAATGTGCCGGCACGGAGGCACGGCACCCACCAATATTCCTAATCTTCAATCGGACACTCATTTTGGTAACTGCTACAACTATGGACTTTACGGTCAAGATGATCTGTAGATCCATGAGCACTGACCTCTCTTCGCAGGTCAGTGGAGTAAGCATCTTGAATGCAAGATAATATAATTACCGGCATCTCCTTCAGGCACTGGCTTCGCTTCAGGCTATTGCATGGCGGTCATTCTTTTTGCGGTTTCCTGAATTGCTCCGGCACCTTGTATCTGCCACCGGACCATTCGACGAGTTCATCCATTGTCTGGGCCACGAGCAACGATCTGTTCGCATCACGCGGATCGATCTCCAGATCTTCGCATGTTTGAACGATCTTCCTTTGTCTCAGGTCTGCCGTTTCAGCCGGATCGGCTTGTTTGCCAAGGTCGGTGTCTCCCGCAATTGCCTTGATGGCAGCTTCCCGTTCCTGAAGACTTGCGCATTTGTGGAGGTGTGCCAGCCCGACTTCCGTGACGATCTGGGTGACCGCATCGCCGTAAATCATCACTGGAGGCACTTTCAATCCTGCCTGTTTCATCAAATCCCATGCATCGAGCTTATCCACAAGGCACTGGATACCCTGGGGACCGCGGGTTTCAACCATTTGAACCACGAGCTTACGGCCTCTCGGCATATCCCCGATGAGACTCGGCATCATAGCGCTTTCCTTACCGATTTTAACCCAGGCCTCGCTGGAATGCCGCCGCCCGCCAGCGTCGCACCCCATATTCGGAGCCCCACCGAACCCGGCTATCCGGTTCACTACGGCGGTCGAGCTGTTTCCGTATCGATCGATCTGCAGGGTTGCTCCGACAAAAGCATCTACTGCATAATGTCCCGCTGCCTGGGAAAACGCTCTGTTGGATCTGAGATTGCCGTCAGGTCCAACAAAGAAGATATCCGGTCGAGCGGCAACATACTCTTCCATTCCGACTTCGGAACCAAAGCAATGGACAGAATCGACGAATCCCAACTCTATGGCCGGAATCAGAGTGGGATGCGGATTGAGAGTCCAATGGGTGCAGATTTTGCCCCTTAAGCCAAGCTGCTGGGCATAAGTCGGAAGAAGTAGTTCGATAGCTGCCGTGGCATATCCGATTCCATGGTTCAAGGAACGAACACCGTACTCTCTGTAAATTCCTTTGATTACCATCATCCCTATGAGAACGTTCACGTCGCGAATTCTTGACGGATCTCTGGTGAAGAGCGGTTCTATGTAACAGGGTTTACCTGTCGGAATGATGAAATCTATCCAGTCGCCGGGAATGTCCACGCGAGGAAGTTTGTCGACTATGCTTTCCACTTCAGCGATCACGATGCCCTGCTTGAAATGAGTCGCCTCGACAATCGCCGGAGTATCCTCAGTATTGGGCCCCGTGTAGAGATTGCCGTCTTGGTCTGCCCGTGCGGCGACAACCAGCGCCACCCGAGGAGTGAGATCCACGAAGTATCGTGAAAAGAGTTCAAGATATGTATGGATTTCACCTACTTGCATCTTTGATTCTTGAAGAAGTCGAGACACCTGCGTTGACTGGGGACCTGAAAACGAAAAATCGACCTTCTCTGCAATCCCTCGCTCGAAAATTTCACAGTGAGAAGGCCTCGATATTACCGACTGAACCATGTGCAGCTTGTTAACCTTGGACTTGTCCACCCGACACAGGCAATCTGCCAGAAAGTCCGCCTGCTTCTGATTGTTACCCTCGATGGCGACCCGATCTCCCGGCTGTATTATAGCTTCGAGAAGGGTGACAGCGTTGTCGGAATCCACAATTTTCGTACTGCCGTTCTTCGTGAGCGGTTTACCTCTTTCAACACGTTTCTTGTATTCCTGTCTCCCTGATTCCCAGTCTTTCCGCCCTGCCGTTACCGGTATGCTCATTGATATTCCTCCGAGACAAAATCGAAGAGTACCTGACGTTTTTCATATGCGGATTGCCAGCTCTCGCTTACGTATCCGACAATGTTATCGATTCCACTCAGTTCGGGAATCAGGGGAGTCCCAAAACGGTGAACATAAATCAGCACACTATGGCGCCAACCGGTGAAATTTTCATCATATCCGTCAAAATACGATTGTGAAAGGCGGGACAATCGCTGAATAATACCGATTCGCTTTTCTTTTCGTAATCTGGGAGGCTGGAGGTATCCTTCGCTCCGAACGACGCAAAGCCGTCTAATACCAATGTGCTTTCAGAGAGAGAATATTGAGACACCTGTTATTTGCCGGTCCCGGCAAATCTCCTCCGCTACGAACGGCACCGCCTGACTTCGCTTCGGAGACATACCGGGACCGGATTTGCCAGATGTTACCCATTTGAACGCACATTGGTATAATCACTCCGCTCAGGACACCCCAGCCTTCGCGATCTTATGTGCATAACTGAGAAATGGTATAAGGAGTTTCCAAATTCAAAGCTTCTGAATATCTTGGCTCGTAATAGGCAATTTGCGTACGCGCTTGCCGGTTGCCGCAAATACTGCATTGGCAATTGCAGGAGCAATCGGCGGCACACCCACTTCTCCGATTCCCGTCGGAGCAGCAGTGCTGGGGACGATGTGAACCTCCACTTTTGGCATTTCACCTAATTTCAGCAGGGGGAAGTCGTCAAAATTACTCTGTTCCGCTCGTCCTTTTGCTATGGTGATTGAGCTCTTTAGCGTCGCAGTCAATCCGAAGGCTATTGCGCCGGAGATCTGCACCTCCACATTCCTGGGGTTAATCACGGTTCCGCAATGTACTGCACAGATCACACGATGTACTTTCACCTGCCCACTTTTATCCACGGACACCTCTGCCACCATGGCCGCTGGTGTATCGTGAAAATCATGGACGGAAATTCCTCGATATACTCCCGCTGGAGGTTTCTTCTCCCACTCTGCCTTTTCGGCTGCCAATTTGAGCGCATCCCGTCGTTTCGGGGAATTCCTGAGGAGATGCAGGCGAAGTTCGAATGGATCTTTCCCGCCCGCAACAGCGATTTCATCGATAAACGATTCAACGGCGAAAGCGTGTCGCGAATTTGCCACTGACCTCCACGCCCCGGTGGGTACGCCTGGATCGTCTTCGATATATTCCACGCTAACATGTTCGAATGCGTATCCCATCTCGATTGCTCCGCTGCAGGCGGATTTGGCGCTCATAGCATACTTGACGACGGGAATTGCTGCGCTGGAGACGGCATTCTTCATGAACCGGGGCAGCCATCGGGGCATAATTGCCGGGGCCAGGATCTCAATCGTATTATTCATCCAGGCCGGACTCACAGACCGATGGTGAAAGGCTACAGGCATGCCCGTCGAGTCCAGTCCGGCCCTGAGAACATGATATGACGCAGGACGGAAATGGTCGTGCCATATATCTTCCTCCCTTGTCCAGATGACCTTTACAGGTGCTTTCACCGCTTTCGACAATTCCACGGCTTCTACGACAAAATCCACATCGCCTCGCCTCCCGAAGCCTCCGCCGAGAAACGTGGTGTGCACCCTCACGCGATCCAGATCCAATCCTGTTATCGCTGCGGCCACTTCCTGGGCGCCCCCTTGATTTTGAACCGGCACCCAGATATCGCATCCATCTTCGCGAACGGAAGCAGTGCAGTTCATCGGTTCAGGGCACCCATGCGCCTGGAAAGGAAGCTCGTAAACAGCCTCAATGGTTTTCGCTGTGCTCTTCATTGCCGCGTCCACATTGCCTTCACTCAGCATATTTTTGCCGCTCTGTTTCGCCAGCTCCACCCAACGAGCTCTGATTGACTCCGAATCCAGATTCGCGTTCTGCCCCAAATCCCATTCGACGTGCACCGCTTCAGACGCTTTCTTTGCCTGCCAGAAGCGCTCGGCTACCACTGCAATTCCTGTGGAGACGGGCAGAATATGGCGAACTCCGGGCATGGTTTTCGCCCTGGCAGGATCGAAGGATTTCAAACGTGCTCCGTAGACCGGCGGGTGCAGAATCGTGGCGATAAGGAGATCTTTCTGCCGAACATCGATTCCGAATACGGCTCTACCTTCGACTTTTTCCAATGTGTCCAGTCGTGGCATGCTCTTGCCGATAATCTTGAAATCATAATGCTCTTTGAGCGGAACGTTCTTCGGGATGGGCATAGTGGCTGCTTTCTCTACCAGATCGCCATACGGAATCGAGCGGCCGCTTGCTTGATGATTCACCTTGCCATTCTCTGCTCGACATTCCCGAGGAGGCACACCCCAGGTTGAAGCTGCTGCAGAAATCAGTAACTCACGAGTTGCGGCACCGGCTTTCCGGAGCTCGTCCCAACTCGTGCGAACGCTTGTGCTTCCGCCGGTTGCTTGTACGCCAAATGCAGGGTTTACGTACACCGGGTCCATAGAAGCCATTTCAGTGCGGATCTTGGACCAATCCGCTTCCAATTCTTCTGCAACGATCATCGCGAGAGCCGAAAATATACCCTGGCCCATTTCGGAGTGATTAACCACCACGGTGACAGTTCCGCTCTTATCAATCCGAATCCAGGGATTTGGGATCAGTTCGCCCGCTGTTTTCGTTGTGGAAGCGGCACCTGAAGAAGCGGCTGCATATCGCGGGGACGAGCATCCCACAACAAGACCTATGCCTGCGATAAAGCTGACCTGTAGGAACTCTCTTCTTTCCATATCCAAGGGGGTGGGGCTCATGTGCGAGTTCTCCTTGCCGCTTGATGAATGGCTCGTCTGATTTCGTTGTAGGTTCCGCATCGGCACAAGACTTGGGACATGGCAGCATCTATATCCGAATCTGACGGCTGGGGATTGGAAGCGAGCAACTCTGCGGCTTTCATGATTTGACCTGGTTGGCAGTACCCGCATTGAGGCACATCGCCTTCGACCCATGCCTCGCGCAGGGCAGTGGCGATGGAGCCGGCAAGTCCTTCAATGGTGGTGATCTCTTTTTCTGTAACCTCGGATACAGGTGTTACGCACGATCTGGTTGCCTCGCCGTTCACGTGAACCATGCAGGCTCCGCATTCGCCGATCCCGCACGAATATTTGGTCCCCTGCAATCCCAGTTCTTCCCTGAGCACCCACAGCAACGGGGTGTCAGGGTCCACGTCTACCTGAAACGTCTGTGCGTTCACCTTCAGTTCAATCATATTGGGCTCCTGTTTTGCAGAAACGCATCGTCTTTAATGTCAATGGAAATTTCTCGATTCCAGTTCAGCTTTCGTAGAAGTGTCATCGATAGAACCTGCTTTTGTGTCGTGTTAATTCAGTCTCTTATCAATTTTTCCCGTGTCCAGCTTGGATTCCGGCGGCAATCCAGAATTGCCATAACCAAGACCTGATTCTCGACGATTTTATAATACACAGCGAAAGGAAAGCGCTTACAGAGGAGCCGGTGATGTCCTAGAACAACACGGTGGACGCCTCCGAAATATGATAGCGAGTCAATATCAGAGTAAAGGGAATCGAGAAAATATGATCCAAGACCAGGAGAATGCTGCTCGTAAAAGTGGTACCCTTCTTCAAGACTTTCTCAGCGGCATCGAGGATCGTTACTCGCACGACACGTTCTTTCTTATTCTCTCTTTAGCTTTCTGCCAATCGGAAGCCTTTGCCTTTCCAGCGGCTAGAGCTTTTTCACGATCATCGAGCACGCGCTCATGCCAATCCGGTGATTCGATCATCTCGTCGTGTTTCGTTAAGTCGTCCCAAATAGCTTCCATAAGGTCAAGCTTTTGGGAAAGTGTGAGTTCTGATAAAGGTAAATCGATTCTCTCCATAGGATTTCCTTGTCCTGATCTGTCGAATCGTGCGTCGCCAGTTGCTCCCTGGATCCTGTGAGGATATCGTATCCCGTCCCAGGCTCAGCCTTTTCATAATATAACCCGATACCGATTCGTAATCGAGAGGTAAAAGGACGGAAATGTACATCAACTGACACTGGCAATTTCTGTGGCTCTGATATCAACTTCCTGAGCTATTCTTTCGGACAATCGATCTTCCGCAGTCTCGAGATCGTAATCGGCTTGAAGACCCATCCGAAACTGAGCAGAAGTGCCAAAATATCTTGCCAAACGCAAGGCGGTGTCTGCCGTTATGCCTCGTTTCCCGTGTACAATTTCATGTATTCGTCGCGGAGAAACCCTGAGCGCCCGGCCAAGCTCGTTTTGGCTGATCTTCATTGGGAGCATAAATTCCTCGAACAACACTTCCCCAGGGTGCAGCGGTGCCAATTTCTTCATTTTCATTTCTTACCTAATACAACGAACCTGATCCGATAATCAATATGGAGTTACAGGATTGAGGTATCGGGTTTTCCCAAAAGGGTTCATGGACAAAACAGCAGTGAGGAATTAATTTCAGTTCAAGAATTACGGGAAGGGAGATTACTACCATGAGCGTGAGTTGCTTTCCATCAGCTCAATGTGACAGTGTCCAGGACGCGAAAAAGCTCTTTGATATAGTCAGCATTTTATGTACGTTCTTTTTCGGCATTCCGTTGGCCATAGTATTGCTGAGAATAGCGACCAGTCTGAGCGATCCCTTGGGCCGGACAGTGTACCTGGAGAGGGGATTTCAGGGAGAGATTATCTATGCATTAATCCTGACTGCTTTGGCAGCTATTCCCATGGCATTGGCATACGTGAGATACAGATCGAGAGTGAAGCTTTTATCATAGCAATTCGATACGATTGCTTGAAGCTTGTGAAGTGACAGCTTCGCTATCGGAAAATAAGAGTTGAGTTTCAATTTCGAAAGAACTCGATCATTTTGGAGGTATGCTTTGACACAATTCACGATCTTTGTTCTTCTGTTCACGTGCCTCTTTACTTGCGTTCCTTTGCTCTTCGCACAGGAGAATAAGGCTGTAGCTTTGGATAAGAAAGTGAAAGCCTTCCTGAATAGCCATGCACGGGAGTGGCACGATTGGAACGTTCCTGAAGCGGACGCAAGGCTGCTTTACGATATTATCATCCAGAACAAGTATACGAAAGCGCTTGAGATCGGTACTTCAACGGGCTTCTCTTCGATCTGGATTGCTTGGGCGCTGAGTAAAACCGGCGGCAAATTGATCACCATAGAGGTTGACGAATCCAGATATAGAAAGGCAGTGGACAATTTCAGGAAAGCCGGACTATCTGAATATATCGATGCACGGCTCGCGAATGCCCATACGTTGGTCCCTGGGTTGCAGGGACCGTTCGACTTCGTCTTCTCCGACGCGGACAAGGAGTGGTACAAGAATTACTTCGATGCTGTAGCGCCGAAATTAATCGTCGGGGGCTGTTACACGACGCATAACGTTTCCGATCGCATGAACACCGGGTTCGGATTAGAGAGTTACGTTGAATATCTCAAGAACCTGAAAAATTTCGAAACTACTTTTGACGACAGAGGCGCAGGCGTGGCAATCAGCTATAAGAAGTCGGGAAAGTAGATAGTGAAGGGGAGCGCTCTGTAGCCTGAAGAGTAGCAAGCGGTCTATAATAGGGGGGTGTCTTATCCAATGGCTTTCAGCCGTGATCCAGATTTCGCAACAGCTCCTGGAGGACCATTATTCCTGCGTTTCCTCTTCATCGCAACCGAGAGTATTCATATAGTGTTTCAGGGAATAGCGGGAAATTCCCAGCAGTCTAGCTGCCTCTACTCTGCTGCCCTCTGACAGTCGCAGTGCTTCAATTACCATAAACCGTTTCAACTCCCGAGTCATCTCGTTGAGAGACTGGCTGTTCGGAAATGACACGGTGAAGGATACTCCTTGATTTCCGGGAAGCAGACCCCTGCCTTCAGTCAGTCCCAGATGGGAAGGATCGATCTCTTTTCCGGATGAGAGCATTACAGCCCGTTCAAGTACGTTTCGAAGTTCCCGTACATTTCCGGGCCATCTGTATTTCTTGAGCTCATCTATTGCAGAAGGACTAAGGATCGGCATTTTATGAATCTGCATTTCGGAGCGAATTGTATGGAGAATCTCCTGGACCAGAATCGGAATGTCGTCTCGTCGGTCTCGCAGCGGAGGCACCGGGATGGACACGACGTTGAGCCGGTAGAATAAGTCTTTTCTGAAATCTCCCTCCTCGACCGCCTTCTTCAAATCTCTATTGGTTGCTGCAATGAGTCTGGCACTGACAGGGATTTCCTTCTCTCCACCGACACGAGTGAATGTCTTTGTGTCCAAAAAAGTCAATAATTTTGCCTGCAGTCGGAGCGGCAGATCGCCAATCTCATTCAGCAGGAGAGTCCCACCCTCAGCCAATTCCAGGAGTCCTCGTTTTCGTCCTAGAGCACCGGTAAAGGCCCCTTTCTCATGACCGAAGAGTTCCGATTCTGCAAGCTCTGAGGCTATAGCCGCACAATTGACGGAGAAATACGGGCCGTTGGCCTGGTTTGAATGTTCGTGGATGTAATTGGCAAGATAGTCCTTGCCACTGCCGCTCTCGCCGATCAGTAGAATGGTAGAGACTCCCTTTGCTGCAACTTTCGCCTGGTTCAATGTGGCTTGCATAGCCTCGGAGACGTATTCTGCCTTCATCGGGGGGATGGGCACTTCTGCTCTTTTCCGATCAGTGATGTCGTGCAATATGGTCGAGATGCCTGTGACCTCGTTCAAAGTTCCCCGGAGTGGAGTCCTCGTGGCGAGAAACTTCATAGGTGCACTTCGAACAATGAGAGTGTCTTCGTCTTCTATTGCCTCTCCCTCCAAAACCCGCAGTTCTATGCCTCTGACACGGTCCGGCGCATCCTCCGGGAACAAATCTTCGTGCCTCTTTCCAATAATTTCGGAGGCTCGAACTCCAATAAGGTTCTCGAAAGCCGGGTTTACCTGAACATATCGTAATGACCGATCCTTCAAAAATATGCAGTCCTCGGCTCCTTCAAAGATTGACCTGAATCGTTGCTCACTCTGCTCAAGCGCCTGTTCCGATCTCTTTCGGTCTGTCAAATCCGTTGCAATTGTTCGGCAGTCAGTCACGTGCCCATCAGAGTCCCTGGCCGGAGCGCTTTCAAGCCTCACGAACTTATGCTCGCTGTTGATGTTCAGCCTGATCTCGCAGACTTGCCGATCCCCGTCGTCAAAGACTTGTCGTAAGTGTAGGAGGAACGTGCGAACATCATCGGGATGAACGAATTTCGAGAAAGGGGTGTTGACCAGGAAAGATCGTGGCCTATTGGACAGGAGTCGAGTGCCCGCTAAATTAACTTGTCGAATAAAGCTGCGCCGGTCAAACGTGAAATAGCCCGTCGGCGCAAATTCATAGAGTTCGGAATACTCGGCCTGCGCGGTTTCCAGTTCGCTTTGCATCTGACGCAGTTCCTCATTTTGTATATCCAACTCTATTTGGTGTACCCGCAATTCGTGGATCATCTTTTTCAAGTCGTCCGGAGAGAGATCAGATATGTCATGGACATCCTCACTGCGAGCTTCGAGAAATTTCTCTGCCCAGTTACGTAATTTCTCGGGTTCGTCCACGGCTTTCTCCTCACTTCCATCAGGGCCGGTCGGTGATGTCTTGGATGACTAGGAGAATAAGTCTTGGTTTGTCTCCGTCGGCATCAATCTGCTTTGCATCCAAGGACATTTTCCGCCTCCCTATGGATTCGAACTCATGCTCCACTTCGAATCCCTTGACTTCCTTATGTTCCGGAATGATTTTTTCGAGAAGCTGCCGCAAGTCGGGAATATCCCACTGCCGATTCCCCAGATCGTAGAGCCGTCTTCCAATGGTGTCTTCCTTGCGCACAGCAAACGCCTCGTAGAATTGGCCATTCGCCGAGGTCACGGTCAATCTCTCGTCCAAGACCAAGAAAATCTCACGTGCCATGTTCATGATACTCTCACAGAGCACGTTCTCCGCCATCTGCTGCTTTTGGAAGGTTATCTCCACAAACGTCAGAACTACCCCTTCAATGACGTTTTCCGTCGTTCTGTAGGGCTGCATACGCATCACGAACCAGCGACCGTCTTTCGTCTGAACTTCTCTCGTGCGTGGAATCAAGCTTTCGAGAACACGCCGAGAGTCCTCGACAATCCTGTCGTAATTAAGGTTTGAGACAATATGAGCCAACGGCCTACCTATAT
The sequence above is a segment of the Desulfomonile tiedjei DSM 6799 genome. Coding sequences within it:
- a CDS encoding 4-hydroxyphenylacetate 3-hydroxylase family protein, encoding MQIRTKDDYVKSLKEQGHTVYYNGERVQDITTHPAFIPHINAASKTYEMALAPEFEDLATAVSHLTGERINRFTHIHQTVEDLIKKVQLLRAIAHETGSCFQRCVGWDALNATYMTTYDIDEKFGTSYHTRFTEYLKMIQSTNKMVVGGMTDTKGDRSKPPHQQADPDLFTHVVERREDGIIISGNKAHQTGAANSHEILIMPTQLMREADKDYALCCAVPLSSPGVLQIFGRQTNDERKFGGRTDAGNPDFGLVGGETLIVFDNVFVPWERVFMCGEHEFSGLLVERFATLHRQNYGGCKGGVSDIIIGATALAAEMQGSAGASHVKDKLAEMMHLTETIYSGSISCSAMGRKTPSGAFYPDPLLANCTKQNVTRHIYEIARLAHDVAGGILATMPFENDLKSKEIGKYVEKYLAGVPGVSTENRIRILRLIENMTGGTALVESMHGAGSPQTQKVMYGRLSKLDMKKKMAKKLAGIEDEPSQV
- a CDS encoding helix-turn-helix domain-containing protein gives rise to the protein MESLGTKIRSLRKSQGLSLKQLADRIGCTASYLSMVENDRLDPSVSRLKKIVDALGKTIVDLFGESADGDIIVRKEKRARVAFPGSKMLIEILVLQAPDKKMDARLAIVAPGGGSEGDYSHPGEEFGLVIKGSLELTVDNTTYQLREGDCFYFHSTRNHRFRNAGDQEAQVVWVNHPPSW
- the mdcA gene encoding malonate decarboxylase subunit alpha encodes the protein MSIPVTAGRKDWESGRQEYKKRVERGKPLTKNGSTKIVDSDNAVTLLEAIIQPGDRVAIEGNNQKQADFLADCLCRVDKSKVNKLHMVQSVISRPSHCEIFERGIAEKVDFSFSGPQSTQVSRLLQESKMQVGEIHTYLELFSRYFVDLTPRVALVVAARADQDGNLYTGPNTEDTPAIVEATHFKQGIVIAEVESIVDKLPRVDIPGDWIDFIIPTGKPCYIEPLFTRDPSRIRDVNVLIGMMVIKGIYREYGVRSLNHGIGYATAAIELLLPTYAQQLGLRGKICTHWTLNPHPTLIPAIELGFVDSVHCFGSEVGMEEYVAARPDIFFVGPDGNLRSNRAFSQAAGHYAVDAFVGATLQIDRYGNSSTAVVNRIAGFGGAPNMGCDAGGRRHSSEAWVKIGKESAMMPSLIGDMPRGRKLVVQMVETRGPQGIQCLVDKLDAWDLMKQAGLKVPPVMIYGDAVTQIVTEVGLAHLHKCASLQEREAAIKAIAGDTDLGKQADPAETADLRQRKIVQTCEDLEIDPRDANRSLLVAQTMDELVEWSGGRYKVPEQFRKPQKE
- a CDS encoding xanthine dehydrogenase family protein molybdopterin-binding subunit, producing MSPTPLDMERREFLQVSFIAGIGLVVGCSSPRYAAASSGAASTTKTAGELIPNPWIRIDKSGTVTVVVNHSEMGQGIFSALAMIVAEELEADWSKIRTEMASMDPVYVNPAFGVQATGGSTSVRTSWDELRKAGAATRELLISAAASTWGVPPRECRAENGKVNHQASGRSIPYGDLVEKAATMPIPKNVPLKEHYDFKIIGKSMPRLDTLEKVEGRAVFGIDVRQKDLLIATILHPPVYGARLKSFDPARAKTMPGVRHILPVSTGIAVVAERFWQAKKASEAVHVEWDLGQNANLDSESIRARWVELAKQSGKNMLSEGNVDAAMKSTAKTIEAVYELPFQAHGCPEPMNCTASVREDGCDIWVPVQNQGGAQEVAAAITGLDLDRVRVHTTFLGGGFGRRGDVDFVVEAVELSKAVKAPVKVIWTREEDIWHDHFRPASYHVLRAGLDSTGMPVAFHHRSVSPAWMNNTIEILAPAIMPRWLPRFMKNAVSSAAIPVVKYAMSAKSACSGAIEMGYAFEHVSVEYIEDDPGVPTGAWRSVANSRHAFAVESFIDEIAVAGGKDPFELRLHLLRNSPKRRDALKLAAEKAEWEKKPPAGVYRGISVHDFHDTPAAMVAEVSVDKSGQVKVHRVICAVHCGTVINPRNVEVQISGAIAFGLTATLKSSITIAKGRAEQSNFDDFPLLKLGEMPKVEVHIVPSTAAPTGIGEVGVPPIAPAIANAVFAATGKRVRKLPITSQDIQKL
- a CDS encoding (2Fe-2S)-binding protein; this translates as MIELKVNAQTFQVDVDPDTPLLWVLREELGLQGTKYSCGIGECGACMVHVNGEATRSCVTPVSEVTEKEITTIEGLAGSIATALREAWVEGDVPQCGYCQPGQIMKAAELLASNPQPSDSDIDAAMSQVLCRCGTYNEIRRAIHQAARRTRT
- a CDS encoding addiction module protein is translated as MERIDLPLSELTLSQKLDLMEAIWDDLTKHDEMIESPDWHERVLDDREKALAAGKAKASDWQKAKERIRKNVSCE
- a CDS encoding HigA family addiction module antitoxin gives rise to the protein MKMKKLAPLHPGEVLFEEFMLPMKISQNELGRALRVSPRRIHEIVHGKRGITADTALRLARYFGTSAQFRMGLQADYDLETAEDRLSERIAQEVDIRATEIASVS
- a CDS encoding O-methyltransferase; the encoded protein is MTQFTIFVLLFTCLFTCVPLLFAQENKAVALDKKVKAFLNSHAREWHDWNVPEADARLLYDIIIQNKYTKALEIGTSTGFSSIWIAWALSKTGGKLITIEVDESRYRKAVDNFRKAGLSEYIDARLANAHTLVPGLQGPFDFVFSDADKEWYKNYFDAVAPKLIVGGCYTTHNVSDRMNTGFGLESYVEYLKNLKNFETTFDDRGAGVAISYKKSGK
- a CDS encoding sigma 54-interacting transcriptional regulator; protein product: MDEPEKLRNWAEKFLEARSEDVHDISDLSPDDLKKMIHELRVHQIELDIQNEELRQMQSELETAQAEYSELYEFAPTGYFTFDRRSFIRQVNLAGTRLLSNRPRSFLVNTPFSKFVHPDDVRTFLLHLRQVFDDGDRQVCEIRLNINSEHKFVRLESAPARDSDGHVTDCRTIATDLTDRKRSEQALEQSEQRFRSIFEGAEDCIFLKDRSLRYVQVNPAFENLIGVRASEIIGKRHEDLFPEDAPDRVRGIELRVLEGEAIEDEDTLIVRSAPMKFLATRTPLRGTLNEVTGISTILHDITDRKRAEVPIPPMKAEYVSEAMQATLNQAKVAAKGVSTILLIGESGSGKDYLANYIHEHSNQANGPYFSVNCAAIASELAESELFGHEKGAFTGALGRKRGLLELAEGGTLLLNEIGDLPLRLQAKLLTFLDTKTFTRVGGEKEIPVSARLIAATNRDLKKAVEEGDFRKDLFYRLNVVSIPVPPLRDRRDDIPILVQEILHTIRSEMQIHKMPILSPSAIDELKKYRWPGNVRELRNVLERAVMLSSGKEIDPSHLGLTEGRGLLPGNQGVSFTVSFPNSQSLNEMTRELKRFMVIEALRLSEGSRVEAARLLGISRYSLKHYMNTLGCDEEETQE